The Apodemus sylvaticus chromosome 12, mApoSyl1.1, whole genome shotgun sequence genome segment TAGCATGGAGCCCACACTGGCACTACCTTACTCATCACAGACCCTGCAGAGATCTAAGGAATCGCCAATACATATTTCATTTCAAAGAAAGCAGGACGCTGTGATAGGCAGAGGTGCAGAATGCTGGCgaaggcacagagaaagaatccCGAGAAGGTTTTGGTGCCATTTCCATTTAATGACCCAGTAGTATAGTGAGCGATCTACACGACTTCGGCTGTGATCACGCCATGATCTTTCTACGGAACTGTTGCGAGGACCCGCAGCTGTCAGCTGGCATCTTCAGGTCCCAGTGCTGGGTGCGCAGTTGCAGCCCCAATTCCCACAGAGACTTAAGGCTGGGGTGTAAAACGGAGGTATTTCTGGCCGGACGGGAGCTCTTTGGTGAAGACTCCTTTAGGGAAGCATCGTTTGGCTTCCTCTTCAGGGACGTCGGGAAGGACCATCACGCTCTCTCCCTTCTGTTGGGAGACATTAAGAATGGTACGATTCAACCTTACTGTAATGGTAAGAAGTCTCAAAGAATTCATTATGGAAAAGTggtaaatgaaaatattctttacTCTCTTTACTCTTCTTTGAGGAACTTGTTTTACAAACTGACTCTTGACATGTTAGGAGAGTATTTCTCCATCACAAGTAGGAAAGGTCCTACTTTAAATTCCATTATAGCTGGCCACTACTCCttaaagtttaattaaaaatctACTCCCTCCCCCCAATCTCTCAGTTTACAGATACTATTGGGTTGTATCAGGACTTACCTGTCAGAAAAATCAAAACCCAATACTCAAGAGGAGAAAGCAGCACTTAAGACTCTCTTGGTGTGTTATCTTGTCATATTTATCTGTTGAGATCTTTCTTAGGTATATTATAAGTTTATGAACAATCTGGGGGTGGTAGTGTATGTCAGTAATCTCAGCGTCCCGGAGCAGGCGGATtaagagtccaaggccagccctTGATGAACACTGAGCTCCTATTTTAAAAGGGTTCAGGGTGGAGATTGAGTCAGAAGGTAGCTGTGCCTGGTATGCATGAAGCCCGAGGTTTAGTTCCCAGGACTATTTATGACTGgccatggtgacacatgcttgaGATCCTAGCACGTGAGGCACAGGCAAAATGGtgaaaatttgaggccagcctgggttacatgagacctaAGAGAAAAATGCTATAACATCAGTATACCAGCAGTTATACAGCCACTGTGATAGAGGCGAGGCAGTCGGTCAAACTTTGCTCCCTTCCtgagttttgagacaggaccttgcTATGTAGCTTGGGCTGAACTTGAGCTTATCTCCTTGGAATGCAAGGACCGCAAGTTCCACCCCAACAAGAAATATGTGGCTCATTAGGTAACAGATGTAAGGTTTTTCCAAAATTTTGTCTATGTTAAGTATTCTGTATCTGAAAAGGAAATGTGTCGTATGTGAGCGTTTTGGGATACGGAGTGTGTTCACTTCCCAGTTGAACATCCCTAACCTCCAAAAATTGAAATGTGGCATGCATCACGTCCTCAAGAAGTTCTGGATTGTGGAGCTTGGCTTAGGAATGTTTAACTTCTAGATGAAAAGGGATCATTGTGACCTATGTTGGGATTATATAAggttagcaaaaacaaaacaaaccaaaacaacccccccccccaaaaaaaaccagtTTGCGTTTTATACAGTGTGGATGGTCTCAGATCCTCCTGGTACACTGAGAAACCTGAGAAACGCAGACTCTGCATGTGGCCATGTGCGCCTGTCCTTCAGATCTGGGCACCCGGCATCCTCAGCAGCCTTACCTTCCAGTCGACTGGGGTGGCAACCGGCTTTGATTGTGTCAGCTGGAGAGAGTCAATCACTCTGAGAATCTCGTCAAAGTTCCTGCCCGTGGTGGCCGGGTAGAGGATAGACAGCTTCAGTTTCTTGTCAGGGCCAAAAACAAACacctgtaaaacacacacacatatggcgTTCTTTAGTACACGGCTGCAGAGTTGCCTCTGGGCACCCAGGCTCATGAGCGCCAGACCTCTTCCCCCAGTCCAGGGAAGTAAGAAAACAGATCCGGCAGAGGAGTTCATTACACGGTAGCCAAACCAGGGAGGGAAAGACTCCTCCTTGTCTGTCTACCCTGCCTCTAACACAGGGGGTCTCAATCTTcccaatgctgcgaccctttaatacagttcctcgtgtgaTCCCCacaaatttattttgttgctactttacaACTGtaatgaatcacaatgtaaatactaATATGCAGAATATGctgtgacccttgtgaaaggattatttgacccccaaaggggtcataacccaaaggctgagaaccacttgcTCTATCAGTtctacaactaaaaaaaaaaaaaggtgcggGTGAGTGGATAAAGTTCCGTCTGGGTCTCAGGGCGCTTTCTTGTCTAAGTATTCCTCAAATTTTGCtgttccagaaagaaaaaaaaaaatgcaatgcaAACATTCAGGGTTGAGCTTCAAGTAGGTGTACTAGTAGTTCACCTAGGATGGTTATTGTGCGCGTATTTATTACTAATGTGAgctgtaatttatttattatataaataaatacattactaACGTGGGCTCTGTATTAGTGGACATTAAGCAGGAGCCGTAGAGCTAAGATTCTTTTTAGTTCTAGAAAATGTGTAGATACCCAACAGCTATGAATTAAACAGAAATTTTAGCTAGATATCCCAGCTACTCTGCACGAGCGTATGAAGGACGCAATCACCAGCACACAGCTGCCTCACAGCTGTACATAGTCCTCTCGTATTGGCTCAAGCATTCCCCACAGCGGTACGACTCACCACACGGGCCGTCACAGGCATGTCGTTATCATCCTTCTCTGCTGGATCCAACATGCCTAAAAGAATGGCCAGGTCCCTGTCCTTATCATCGATGATGGGAAATGGTAGCTTCTCTGTGGGTGTTGCACCGTTGTAAGCATTGATGTCCTGAAACAAGAGAAAGGGGAGCAAGAGTCTTAAACCTGACACGGGTCTCTGCATCTCAGCGCGCTAAGAATCAGTCTGCAAGCCAAGGAACAATCATCACAATCATGTTCTCTAAGGAATTCTAGTAAGATGCATGAACAGATAGATACTCCTCATTGCAAGCAATTACTCACTCAAAGGAATATTAGCAGAAGGTAACTAGGAGAGTTTAGGAAGTTAACAGGGAAGTggatttaaaattagaaaaaggtGAGTTTATTATTCATGTGAGGCTCATCAGAATGAATACCGGATTGACAGGCTGGCAGATTCGAAGCAGTTGGGACTTTTCTGCATTTCTTTGAAGGATGAGAGGAGACACGATTCTCTCTGAAATGGCTAGCATAGTCATTAATTTTATTGCCTGAAGTTGTGGGTCAATGGCTACCTGTTAGTCACCAGCCAAATTAGAACCAATAGCTTCCTGCCAGCTTCCCTACGTGATCAGTTATAGATTAAAGCTGGCGATTGCTTTTGGACATTTGAATTTGTTTTCCATTCCAGAAGAACACAAGTTTGGAAACTTCTAAGAAGGTGGAACAAATGAACCCAGTCATGTTTCTATTTAGATGTGCTATGTGACGACGATGAGCTCTCAACTCTTctgtgatttatttatattttgatattgaTAGACATTATTGAGTACTGATACATTAATTCCTGACCTTGTCACTTGTTTAAATGACAGTACATTACACTCACAGACACCAAAGAACCACATTATttactttgtctttattttatccTAAGTCAGGACAATTTCACTCTTTACCATCTAGCACAGAAAAAACATTGAAGCTCAGATCCTTTTCAACTGGGCAGGCTTGAGCAAGTCATTCAATATCCATTGGCTTATAGTAGAGGGCTTTGCCAGAATCTAATGAGAAACTGCCCACGAGGAAGAGGTAGAAATGCCAGTTTCCCATTGGCAAGGTATGCAGAATGAAACAAATCCACCTCAGGGAAGAGGACAACCCTGTTTAATCTCCTACTCGCCACCCTTTGATCCTATACATTTAGGATTAATTGGTGTGGAATGTAGCCCAAAGCACACACCAAAACGCTACCTTTTATTTAATCTCACATGACTGACAGTGCTcggtacatacatacaaatgggAGGTATTGTGTGGTATATTGTAACAGCCGATTATAACATCCTGCCCAAAGACTTGTAAGTACTTTTGCTCAAAGCAGAAATttcaattcattcattcaataaatcCTGTCACCTATACTGAGAACTTTTGTAGCAGTGAGCTAGTTTACTCCTTCTGGACCCTACACTCCCAAGAGGGGGAAATATAGTGACCAGACAAGTAATATGCAGAGATTTAGAGAAGGACTAAAGAGGAGATATGAAGTATGACTAGGTATCATAATTCtagataaagacaaaaaaaaagattataatgAAGTGCCATTTGAGGTAAACCAGCAAGGCAGTACAGTACAGGTGGGTGGATGTATTTAATACAGGGtgcctatgagtgtgtgtggataAACCGACAGCGTTAGGGTTGTGAAAACATGAGGCGTTAAGAATGGCCCTGGCTGGGATGAATATCGTAATAGATAATGGCGTCCACTTTTATACATGCTAGGTTCAACATGTCTGCGTGGCCAAGAGAGGTGCCAAAGAGGCCATGTTTTACCACCAGGGAACCAGGGGAGTCCTGACAGATGGGACTCTGAGAAGCAGTTCAGGGATGTTATTTTTAGTTTATCTTGGTGTGTGGAAGTGCTCAccaaggggaggaagagaaaagtggTCAGTGAAGGAAATAAGCCTGGGCCAACTTCAGCACCAATTAAAAGCTGGGAGACAATGAACAGTTATTCTAAGTATGGACAGCTGGAGGCAGCATCCGGAAAAGCCAGAGCAGAGGTAAGGTTGAAACCAGGTAAGACGGTAACTGAGATATCGTTGGCTATAACAACACAGAGATCACTACAAAGTTGAAGTCTGACTTTCAGTTGACCAGTGACTCCTGAACCCGAGATTTACATACACTTTTATCTCAGAAACCAAGTTATATTCTATGAAACTTGAGACTTACAGCACATGCCAATCAATACTTCTGATAGAGGAGGGGAAAGTTAAGTGGAGCGTTTCCTATTCTCTTACTAAGGAGCACAGTCTTCCCTGACCTCTCTGGTCATCAGCAAGGGTACCGCCATTTCCCCCTCCAACAACCAAACAGTTCTACAATGTTTACCACTACTGAGTCTTCAACTCAACTTGGACATGATCTACCTGCAGACATAGAAGATTCCACAGAAGAATCAGATCAGGAAGATTACCCCAACTTTCGATACCAATCACAACTTTCAATCTGACAGAAAAAAATCTGGGACTCTTATGATCCTTTCTTTGGGACCAGTTAACTTGTTGGAACATACAGAATTTAGGAAAATGCATTTACAAAGGATGCAGATGAATAGATGTGCGAATTCAGGATGGCGCTTCCATGTCCCAGGTATACCTAACCTTCCAGGAAAGCACACTCGTTTAGCAATCCAATTCATGGAACTCTATTAGGATTCGTATGGAATCTTCATTGCACAGGCACGGTTGGTTAAATCATCAATACTGATGCACAGTTCAACCTTCAGCTGCTTCTCCCCCTAGTCCTGCCTGGTTCTGTTCAAAGCTGTGGAGGGAGCTGtggcaatcaatcaatcaatcaatcaatcattagCACATAAAAAGACACTTCATCTTGGAAGACATAAAGGCTATTAGGAATGGATGGGAGGCAACAGAAAGGAGgaatatatatcacacacacatatatacatatatatctcagATCATAGAACTATACCTTGCTCCAGGCAAGATGATCCTCAACACTGTCTACTGAAATAGCAATCAACTTAACATTCCTCTTGGCAAACTCTGGTGCCAGCTTTGCAGCTCTGCCAAGTTCTGTGGTGCACACTGGGGTAAAGTCCCGTGGGTGGGAAAAGAGAATGCCCCATCTGGAATGAAGAAGAAGGTCACAACTGAGTGGACAGTCACCACCACGCAGAATGAAACACCCAACATTTGTACTTAAAAGGTCTGCATAATGAAGACATTTAAACCTTTTAGTTCCAACATTGTCTCCAGAGAAGCCCAAATTGACAGCTCAAATATCTATCAATAGATAAAACCTTATACATCAAACATATAAGATTCAAGATAAGTGGTTCAAAAGGATTCATTTTAGGGTgtcacttaaaaaaacaaacaaacaaacctgtagatcaggctggccttgaactcagagacaggtcggcctctgcctcccagagtgcttgagTCTAATAATGTGGACCACCCACCACGCCTAGTCACCGCACTGTGACTCCTTTTCAGTCAATAAAATCTGTGCTTTTCAAGTCAAGCACCCTATTGAAATATTCCTTGAGCCTTTTGGCTTTTTCTAGCACAGTCCTTGAAATTCATCACCTACTATGCCCCAAATCCACACAGATGCCTGATTATAATAATAAACAGATTATGTAACCAGGAGCAGAAAGAGCTCTAGCCTCAGACTTGGAGGTAAATAAAATTCAGCTTGGCACTTGGCTTTCTGGAAGCAGGCAAGATATAAAATCTTTCATAAAGTCACTCAGCTGATCTAACCTGTTAAACAAGGCGCCCATATTTGCACCACGACAAAAAATGCTACTACTTAACAGTTGCAGTTTCTTACTTTAAACCAAGAAGGTAGAAAATACACAGACACCCTACAATGTACCCTTCCCCGTCTACAATTGAATCCATGTCCAAGGTTACCATTGTACAGAGTTTGAGGACGATTCAAATTGAGTTCCCAAGAAACTTCAGTACAGAGTGCAGAGTACAATCCCACTCCTAGGCTCTTTCAGGCTCCAAGGAAAACCCGGCGTGAAGTCCTGTACACTCCCACTGCCTGAGCCATCCAGGGCCAAGGTCTCAAGCTAGATTACTCAATCTGGCCTAGATTCTGAGTGTTTGGCAGGCCTCACGagcacaaaaaacaaagaaagcagacgAAGCCACACCCCGCCTTCCACCTACACGTGCCACTCAACTCAGCACAAGGCAAGGTCTAAGAGAATGGGGCCCCCCCGCGGTAGGGAAGAGGTAAACTTGAAGACTGTGGAGATGGTGATGTagctaggttttgttttgttttaatatggagctggaagagcaacaagcatCTTTTGAGATTTGATCTAGCTGTCACATTTAGGCCTTAGGTTCTAAGGAGAAGGACCAATGGTGGTCAGATGAGACTTAAAttgcaggaaaaataaaaataagaaaaggaacagAGCATTTTTTTAATGTACTATTACAGGAGTGatgaattagaatttttttaaattgtgaggCAATGGTTTGTTTTGCTGAGTCATGCTGGTGAACTCATTTCTGCCCCTTCCCCTCCACACACAAAGGTGCATCTCAAGGCATTCCAAGAATGTCTGCTTTCCCTACTCTTTGGAAGAAATTCAAGGACATTATGCCattcctttcctcattttcaacagaggaaaggcTTCCTCCCTCTAACAGAAGGGTCTCTCCTACCAGAAAAGCACCTCTGGTGCAGGTGTTTTGATTAGTGAGGAATCCTGGGATATATAAGATGCTTTTCCACATCCAGAGGCCATACAAAGCTACTCAAACCCACACAGCTCCCCAAACCTTTGGCTCTTTCTAATTATCAGGGGTAGAGTAATGCTTAAAGTTTCTTTTTGTCCTCCAAAGGATATTTGAGTCCGTAAGTGGCAAAATGACTTGAGATCGTCTCCAGAATGGAGTTTGGAAAAACTAGGCAAATCCCTTGTATTACAAATGACACACGGGGTGGAAATGTCTTTCTCGGTTGTTACCAGCGTATCATGACTCACTGGGGTTAAGCACACTGTTCTGATTGCTTATAAATTCACCTCATCTTAAGCTGCTGCTTCATCTGTTTATTTAGTTGTTATTTAGAGATAGAGCCTCACTAAGTTGGCTTGGCCTTGAAGTTAGGATCTTCCCAACTGTCTCCTTAGTAGCTGGAATAAAACAGTCGCCTGGATGCAACAGGGACATGTAACGTTTTAAATCAGATCTGATCAATAAACAATCACAAAGATTTCCGCCCTGGACTCCAGTGTGGCTATCTTCACAGTACATGTGCTTTAGATTCACATTTATCTCTCGTCCATGCAGACAGATGAAGAGTTCCAGCAAGACCTCGCATTTCCTGGGGGTGTGGGCTGCAGACAGGAACGGGAAGGAACACGGTGTAGATCGTGGGCAGTCTTGGATAAATATTAACACAAGATTTTGAATTATGAGACTGGCAGTCATGCTTATTTCTAGACTTTTCTCCTGCAAGGCCTGAGGGTTCCATTTGCTACTTTTTTTAGTCtacctttctcttttaaaagctCTGCTTTCCTTTAGTCAGTAGGTGCCAAACTCACCTCAGGAAAGAATCCTCGCCTGATT includes the following:
- the Prdx6 gene encoding peroxiredoxin-6; translated protein: MPGGLLLGEEAPNFEANTTIGRIRFHDFLGDSWGILFSHPRDFTPVCTTELGRAAKLAPEFAKRNVKLIAISVDSVEDHLAWSKDINAYNGATPTEKLPFPIIDDKDRDLAILLGMLDPAEKDDNDMPVTARVVFVFGPDKKLKLSILYPATTGRNFDEILRVIDSLQLTQSKPVATPVDWKKGESVMVLPDVPEEEAKRCFPKGVFTKELPSGQKYLRFTPQP